Below is a window of Armatimonadota bacterium DNA.
CGACGGCTACGGTCCCGGAGGGGTTCGAGGGTGCGGTAGCGTCGAAGTTGCGGGAGGCCCTGGGGGTAGGGGTCCGGGTGGAGCTGGTGGAACCCGGGGGACTTCCGAGGACGGAGTACAAGGCGCGGCGCGTGATGGACCTGAGGGAGGGAAGGGAGCATGCGGGAAGCAGCCCGCGTTGAGCGGAGCCCCACCGCCC
It encodes the following:
- a CDS encoding phenylacetate--CoA ligase family protein, whose amino-acid sequence is GRADDVIWYRGVNVYPAAIEQVVRGFRELADEFQVVLRGTVERPELVVRVEWATATVPEGFEGAVASKLREALGVGVRVELVEPGGLPRTEYKARRVMDLREGREHAGSSPR